TGCCGAGAAGTCTGTATCCCCTGCCGTGAAAGCTTGTTCACTGACAATGCTGCCCCCACGCTTTTCAAATTCGGCCGTAAAGTTATCCGCTAAACCACGTGAATAGTCAGATGCTTGGTCAACTAAAATTACCGCAGACTTCGCTTCTAAATTATCCGCTGCAAAAGCTGCCCCAGCTAAACCTTGATAAGCATTCGAGAAACATACACGGAAAATATACTCTAAGACATTCCCACTTGCATCAAACGTTAAGTCATCTCCGGTAGCTGCTGGCAATACGTTCGGAATTCCCGCTTCCGTCAGAATCGGAATACCTGCTTCAGTTGTTCCGGTTAAGGCTGGACCAACAACCCCAACAACATCCTCAGAAGCCAGTCTTTGAGCTACGGATGCTGATTCCGTTACTTGACTCTTATTATCATAGCTTACAATTTCAACTTCTTGTCCGTCTAGGAGTCCACCATTCTCATTCACTTCTTTAACAGCTAATTCTAAACCTTCTAACATTTGTGTGCCGTATGAAGCTGCGTCCCCTGATAATTCATAATTTGCCCCAATTTTAATGGTCTCTTGTGCATATACAGGGCTCGTTGCGGCAAATACAGATACTGCAGTCATTGTTGCAAGCATCGCTTTACGCATCATCTTTGTAAAATTTCCTGACATCTTGCGTCCTCCCTTAAAAATAATACACACATTATAGCAAACAAAATGAGAGAAAGCTAGTGCCTTCTCATGAGAAACTCATCGTTCGGTATATATTGAAGGAAGTCGATTGCATTGAATGGGTCTTTAAGCAAGTATTTAAGGGATAATACTCGGTTAAAATTTAGCTCAAAAGTCACACTAGCGAATTATTCTCTCACCTTCGCTCCCAATACCCCTAGACTCATCGGTGAATCTTCCTGTCCTAGGCCTAAGCCCAATTGCCACCTTATACTCCCATCTTCAAGATTCAGGACACGTACATTCGAACGCCCTTCCGCTTGCGTATCGCTTAGAACCAGAGCACCATGATCTACTGAATAAACGGTATCCTCATTAAGCTGCATATGATGGACTTCTCGAAAGCTACCCTCTTTGAATTCATAGACTTCAAGTTTATGGTCCAAACGCTGAAGAACGGCATAAACACGTGAATCTTTCGATAAGACATGCACGGCTTCCCT
This region of Suicoccus acidiformans genomic DNA includes:
- a CDS encoding ABC transporter substrate-binding protein — encoded protein: MSGNFTKMMRKAMLATMTAVSVFAATSPVYAQETIKIGANYELSGDAASYGTQMLEGLELAVKEVNENGGLLDGQEVEIVSYDNKSQVTESASVAQRLASEDVVGVVGPALTGTTEAGIPILTEAGIPNVLPAATGDDLTFDASGNVLEYIFRVCFSNAYQGLAGAAFAADNLEAKSAVILVDQASDYSRGLADNFTAEFEKRGGSIVSEQAFTAGDTDFSAILSSLVGQEFDVIYIPSYYTEAGLIIKQARELGLDQAIVGPDGFSSEVLVELAGTENANNVYYTDHFSTESEEAVVQDYLAAFEAEFGKEGGTWTALGYDAAMLIFDAIERAGSTDKQAVTAAIAATTDFEGVTGTFAIDENHNPVKPAVIIELQAGEVANVHNVTVE